The genomic stretch ATAAGTAATCTATATGCTATTTTTTTTCGCAATTTCAATACTCATTTTTAATCGTGTCATTATTATTTGGAGCGATTTTTTCAAATAATATTTATGTGCAGCTTTATTCATAAACTCTTGAATAGTTActtttacaataattaaaattttcatccatGAATTTTTATGCTAGAATTTTgttgtattttttattttgtatttttgccATTGTCTTCTTTTTGTTGCTTTAAATCAACTTTTTAGAATAGTGCTACGATTTTTTGGCATAGTTTTCTGGGTATTTCGATTATTATAGCTTCATGTTCTTCAAATCAATAAACCTTAATTTCGAAACAACTCAGTACACCCCCTTCTAATTTCTCAGTCCTGCGATTACAATTTGCTTGCTTTTCATATCAATTGTAAGTTCTGCATGCCATCCCCTTTGATTTTCTTAATTTTGCTGCTATACATATGTTCAATTATGTGTTTTTCTGCATTTAATTTTTAGTTTCTTGTAACCAGAAAATAAATTCATTGAAATTTATGTTCGATTTTGCTTGATTATTCTTTGAGTACCCATTTAGGTTTGCTTCATAATTTTCCTTTTCAATTGATTTTGTTTTATGCTGCAATCTTTTGCAAATTATATGGTAAATTGGTAATTTTTGCATGATATTATGCTCTAGTTTAACAACAATATACTCGTCACCAACATATCGTCACCACTCGATGCACAATCTTCTGATTGCATAACCACTTTCGATGACCGCAAGACGCTATTCTTGTGGTAACCACCTCCTTTACTTGAGTATTGAATTTGATTAATTAAGCCATCTGAAATTGATTTCTCTATTTGAATTGAAAGTGAGTAATTCTACcaggattaaattaaattaaaactaacCCAGAAATCAGGAAAACGCTATAAAATTTGACTTCTTTAGTAGTCTGAAATTGATTTGTGTCTTTTGTTCTACTTTGAATCTGTAAATGTCTGAGGTAGTGTGTGAATTAGGTGCATAAGTGATTGTTTGGATGAGGAAGGTATAAATTTCCCTTGTTTCACTTGGTTTTAATGAGTATGGAGTGGGAGATCCTAGTTATATCGGGAGGGGCTGTGAACTTCTGTTGTTGGAACCTAGGCTAGCAAGATCGGTAGACGCGTAAAAGTCATTGTTTAGGTATATATGAGACGGCCAGATTGTTTGTCTTAGCTAAACTCACGAATTTTATCCCTTAATTGATTGCTTTTGAGCTCTCTTACCTCTAAAACTATATAAATGTTCAGACTACCAATATTAGTTAGTATCTATACAATTATTTGACAAACAATGGCTAATTCCACGATTTTCAAGGTACTTTTCTTAAATGATCAAATGGTTTATGGATTATATGTATTGATTAGTGATTATATCTATTAGTTTAGGGTCCACTGATTGTGCTACTTGGGACATATAAACCAGACTTGATTCAATAATCAAGTGAATATATATAGATTCATACTTGCAAAGGGaaaactttcatttttataagtgacaACGTGACATACATGATACAAGTATTCAACAAACTTGGTAAGTTTACTTAACACTCATGtctactactccctcctattcactatattcttcccctttcctttttgcacaagagataagaaaatcctgaataggagggagtattatttatatCAAATTAACGTTTTATACTAGTTTAGTATCATGAATTGTTGTTGAATAATTTACTGGTTACTTCGTTCCATTGGTGACTTTCAAGTGGAACTGCAAGTGAATGGCATCTTCAATATGTATATCGATTAGAAACAGTCATAGTTGTCACGTAAGAAACACACTTCATAGAATGCAGCGATACTGATGACATTTGCGTTAATGCAGTATTCAGCATCTCTGCACTGGTCAAGGTTGGCTGGCTGGCATGTGCACTCTATGTTGTAAGGATCGATAAGGCGAACAATGTTGGATATGCCCAATATGTAAGAGTGagccttcttcctctcccttttctCATTGTTTTTTCTGCATTACTGGATTTTTTTCCTCTTTAAGTTTAAGATGGATATtgccgtcttaaacaagaatttgtgaatatATATACGGAATAGAGAGAGGATGAGTGacgttctagagaaataaacacaAAAATGAGTGACAAAAACAAAATCGCCTTCCCACAACCggaccaccaccaaccaccgacACCTGCCCATCTGAGACCCTTTGCCCAACCGCTTGCCGCCGCCCCCACCAGCAACTCTTCTGGAAGCTCCTCGCACAATGGCCCCCATCACCAACCGAACCCATTACCTGACCTAAACCCGCCACCCCTCCCTAACACCAAACAACAACCTGATCACAACAAAACCGCACCCTCATCATCTGCCACCCGATCTCATATAGATCGGCCCTTACCAACTCTCTCCTTAACCCCCAAATCAATCAAACTTCATCACCAAAATTCCCCATCTTCTCACCCACTCCGGGCAAGACTACTACCAGGCGCGAACCCGCCATTGATCTACCACCACAAGTTCTAACATCAATCCGCTCCAAATGGGAAAACTCCTTAATTATCAAGTTAACTGGGAAATCTATCGATTCTACACATCTAGCCACTTCCATCAGAAATCTCTGGAATTGTAAGAGCAATTTACATTTAATTGGGCTCGGAAAAGGGTTTTACTCGTGCAAAATTGAATCGGTCTCAGACCTTACCCGGATCAAGGAGAACGGGCCATGGTTTGTTCAAGGCAACTACCTCCATGTTCAACCATGGACTCCCAACTTCCAGCCTTCAACGGCCTCCATCACCTCTATCCCCACTTGGTTAATTTTGCCCGAGCTCCCTATCGAATATCATCGTGCAGATATTCTCAAAGCCATCGGAAATTCCATTGGAATCTTCATTAAGCATGACCCAAATGGCCTGTACAGGAACAATACTAGTACATTTTGTCTCATTGACATCGCTACAATAACATCAGTTTTATTAGAAACGATGTAAATGTTAATAAAAGACATCGGTTCTTTTAAAAACCGATGTAAATTGAATACAATTTCTTTTTTTATGTCGTTTTTCCTAAAAACCGATGTAAACATTTTGTGTTGCCATCGATTTTAACATCGGTTTTAACCTAACCGATGTGAAATCTTTCTCATTAACATCAGTTTAACATAAATGATGTAAACGAATTAGATTAAAGTGGAAACCCTAACAATCCAACATTAACCCACTACAGATCAGATTACACATCTCCAATTAACACCCCATTTTAGTTTATCATCTAGAACCACCGTCTGTACCGCTCACCTTCACCAAGACGCGGCTTGTGCGGCTGTGCTTGCCATCTATTTCTCTCATTTCCTCAACTATTGATTTGGGATCTTTAGGTAAGTTTACTAATCTATCTAGGTTTTTGCTTTTCTATTGTGTCGCACTTCCGCATACTTATACATACATTCCTTGTTGATTCCGACCTCACATTTTTCTTCATTAACGTCATCGCCGTTGGGGCTTTTATAAGTGCGAGGAATCTTATTTTTTCGAGTTCAACCTGATTATCAAGAACATTTTTCTATAAGTTTAGATGTTAATTTTGATTTCTACCTGCTAATGTAGTATAAATCAGATagtttatttacaaatttgtgtGGCTAATTGTTAGATGTTAGTCTTTCGGTTAGGGCATGTTTAATCAGGGGCATGTTTAATCAGTGCTAAATGTGCAATTTCTTAATTGGATAGTCTTTCCATTTGGGGCTTGCTGAATCAATGCTAAATGTGCGAAACTGATCTTGTATGTTATTACAACTAATTGAGGATTAAACATTTTTGGGTTTGTAATATTTGGGGATTTTTATGACAAAATCAGGTGGATACCAACCCTAGGCCAGCCCTCTTTATATGGTGATTTCTTCGTTCCGGCTGAAAACAAAGATATTATAACTGGTATACAACGGTTGCTTTGCTTGCTAGATTATTTATTGAATTCTGATATTGTGAATTCTgatgaaatgtaaacaattactcTGGTGAAATTGAAGAACACTCAAGAGTAAATAAATGTGAATTTTTATTCAGAAATATCTTAACTTAGAATGATGTACAATGGCTTGCTTATATACAACGATGTGCAAAATATCTGTAACTGTTTTGTAACAAACTATTTACAGGCTGTCAACATAACAAACTGTTCCTTGCTGATGTGGATGGAAAGTTCTGGAGAGGTCCAGAACCTTGATGGAAGCACGAAGACTCAAGGATTGATAGTTGTATAGGAAGATGAAGATCAATCAGCAGTAGAACTGAGGAACCCATACTATCAACATTATCCTTTGTAACTGGCCCCTTCAATGCTCAAATTATATGGTGTCCCCTATGTGGTAGGTTTCCATTTCCGTATTTGCAATTCATCTCATAACCTAAGAACCCAaaattagtttagttagtttaaccATCTGATATATTTGGCGATTGCTTATTAGTATGGCTACTATGTTATCACTCCTAGGGCTTTTATCGTAAACCTTGGTGACATGCTCGATCGCTGGAGTAATGTGAGTTTTCTGTGTTGGATGTCaattcttatattcttttttctTGCTAGAAGGCTTCCCAAAGATTGTTTAAAAATCAAAGTgaagctttttttttttacagatgGAACTTCATGATTTAGGCAATAACCAATTCAAATTTCCAAGAACAAACTCAACTTCTAGGTATATTTCATTGGCCTTCTACCATTTTTAGGCATTCAGCCACTAATCCACATTTTATTTGCTAATTTTTTGTTGCTGTTCTCCTTGATGCTACTATTTCTATACATTTAAATTGTTTTCCTGGAGATATATAAGCTCTTAGTTTAAGGGCGATACTGATATTTTCCTACATGAAATATGCTTCTCCACTTTTGCTCCTTCATTGCTTATTGGATTCAAAGCTTAATTTTGAAGAACTTTTGACACTTCTCACTTTTTTGGTGTCATGTCTAGAATTGATTTTAGCTCTGTTTGTATTTGATGCAGTTCTTGCTTTCGTTTTCATTATGGGACATCTGAGAAAAACATTTTTGTGCTAATAACAAGGTAAAATTACATAATCTGTTTCTTGTACTCCACCATTTGTATGAGATTTTAAGGCCTTAGAGTATTATTGAATAATTTTCATTGATGACATTGTAAGCCAAAGATATTAACTTGGAGGAATGGTTATTGATCATTTAGGTTGGCCTTCTTATTTTGGTAGATTTTTGTGTAACTGTTAGTACACTTGGCTTCATTTCACTTTGGCCATCTTAATATCCACCATATCTCTTGATGTGAATAACTACATCCATACATTTCACTTTGGTTTCATATTTATATATATGATTTACTCTCTTTTAAAAGGTTCTTCTCTTTCTATTCTTGGATCATTATTAATTGTTTTACATTTTGTTAAGACACTGTGAAAGAACAGTTTGATGTTAGTTGATCCTAAAATTGCGATCTCTTTCGTTTTCGTGTTTCGTACAGGTTTCGGAACAACACGAGTATAAGTTTATTGGACTTCATTCATAATTGTCATGTAGCAAATAATGTGAGGGTATGTGATTGTGTCCATATAGTTGAGTGTATATGTCAGTGAAGTCTGCTAAATTTTGGCGCGTATTCTCAGCTATGATACTTTGGTTATTATCAGATTTTTcatttctattttattttataatatttttgctTGATGTTTTTCTGAATATGAATATTGATGATGAGTGCAGGCTGTTTTTCGAATACAGGCTGTTTTTCGAATATGTATGATTATGATTTCAACACATCATCCTCGTGAAAGGGTTCAACTATGTTGGCACTAGTTATATCCTACTTTGATGACTGCTGAAGGCAAGAAAACTATGTGGATCCTGCAAGTGATCAGAAAATAAAGGCCAATACCACTGTTAGGCACACTGCCATATGCTTTGATCGTCTTCTGCTAGGCCTCAACTCATCCCTGACTTCATTCGTTGCTATAGTAGGCTGGTCTAGTATCCTCACTCTTTTGTTTCTCCCTTTGTTTTCGCATGCTGTTCAGTAGCTATAATGGTTACAGGGGCAAGAAAACTGTGGATCCTGCAAGTGATCCGAAAATAAAGGCCAATACCACTGTTAGGCACACTGCCATTTGAAGACGACGAGTGGCTTTCTACAGGGGATATAGCGTACTTCGATCATGATGGTTACTTGTAAATACTTTAAATACAAAGGTTTCCAGGTACCTTTCTTACTCTATTCATTGACAATTTGACAGTTATATATACAATTGTCGCAACATTTGATGATCCATGACTATCTCGCTGTAGTACAAATCTTTTGATCAATTTTGTATGCAGATTGCCTCATTTGGAATATGTTTTGATGTCACCTAAAATACTTGATGGTGCTGCAGGAGGGTAAACCCTACACTTGTTATACACTTATAAATACTATCTATTTTACTTAGATTTGGGACACGGGTTTGCTGAACTTGATGTTACTTGTTTTTTTTAGACATGGAAAGCCTATGTTGAGCCTGTTGTGAGCATATGATGAACTGTGAGCCATTCCAAGCTAAAAACTCGACGCATTGTTGCAAGTTAGAAGGAGCGCAAATATAAGGAACAAACGAGGAGTATTACACAATTATGTttagttttttttaattaaattttgtATCATACGATTATTATTCAGTCAGGAGTCATCATTACAGACATCTTTTTTATGTGTAGATCAAAGAATATCTATGTTCAAAACACATGTATATTTTTAATTATGGATTATTAATATATAAATTCTGggttttggaagtataattttttttaattgattGCAACTTCCATTTGAGGCGTTTTCCCATAAGAAAACCGCCtcaaatgtaattttttttaattaaaaaaaacaatttacatcggttttagtcAATAAATGATGTAAATAGGGTGATATTTACATCGGTTCTACATCAAAACCGATGTAAATTAGAAtgtattaacatcggttttacaTAGAAACTGATGTAATTAAATgttattaacatcggttttaccTAGTAAACGATGTAAATTATATACCGTTAACATCGGTTTTAGAACCGATGTTAAGGTTAAAATACTATATACGTCGCCCCCAGAAACATCGCCACAAAACCGATGTAAATGGGGCAAAATAACTGATGTCAATGGCACTTTTTCTACTAGATGCGCGATTTGCCAGGATTTCTGTCCATTTGGACCAGTCGAAACCAATACCGGAATCCGTCTGGCTTGGTAATTTCAGGCAAGAAATTAAATTGGCGGATAAGCAAATCTATTGTCAATCTTGCCATGGTTTCTGCAAGGGGCTTTGTTCGAGTACGGCAGAAAATGGAAATTTGGCATCTCCCCCAAAATCCGAGAATCACGTGCCTTCAAATGTTGCTTCTGCGCCTGATTGTGATAAGGCTCTGTCCTGTTCTGAGGGTTGGAGCATAGTACCATACAAAGTCCAAGGTATGCCCCCTTTATCCAGTACTTTACCTTCCTTTGTCCCCACAATTTCAAAACACTGCCCTCCCTATGATAAAAACTCTTCTGACTTCAACAAAAAAATCCCCATTCCCAACTCAAAATTATTCATTGACCAACTTTTTAAATTACCACCTATCTCATCCCTCCTTTCCCAGACCATCCCCCTTTTCCCCACCTCCCTCTTTAAAAAATCTCAACCAGAGACACACACCCAAGATTTCGAAAATGACAAATCAATCATCTCCTCCTCACCAAAACACCCCCTACCTAGCCCTAACCATCCCCTCCTCCTATCTCCCACCAACCCCGCTATTCAAACCAGGCCCTTACCCAACCTGAACCTCCCTAAAACTCCTCCTTTTTCCCCTGGATGCGACACCCGAGGCTTACTTCCAACCCCCAACTCTCACCCTACCCGAGTTACTAATCAACAACAACACCTTCACCCAAGAACATCGCCTCGTCTCGCCTCAAGCAACCGTCTCCAATCTTCGAGCCATTCTCCCAAACCCGCAAAACCCTCCTCCATCTTGCCTCAACATCTGTCTCATCAACACCAATTCAATGTCGGGCTGCCTTCATCCGGCTCACCTGCCGGACCTCTCGGACCTACCAACCTTACCCCCGGTCCTGAAATGTTACCTGACATGGTTCCTCAGGGAATGGCATGTACTCCACCCCAGTCTGGTGGTACCGCCGGAGCTCCAATTCCTCTTGGACCCTACACCCATTTTGCCTCGATTGAGGAAAATTTATCTATTGAGTTCAACCTCGAAGAACCTTCGAACTGCGAGCTTTTCGAATTCTGTAGTGGCCTTCCGAACTGCAACACGCCTGAATGCTCTGGACGTGTGGGCCAGTTGGGACCTTGTCCCGGGGATGGATTACCGAGAGCTCCTTCTGACCATATCCGGGTTGATTCACAACCTGCCCAGCGACTGCCAAAACCACGCGCCAGGCGTGGCAGAGGCCGTGGGTCCTCAACCCGGCTTGGGTAACCAAGCCAGCCCTTTCCTCCTCCCCTCCAACATGAATATCTTGTACTGGAATTGCCGCGGCATTGCTAGACCCTCCTTCCGAACCCACTTTTCCTACCTTATCAATGCACACAACCCGACTGTTGTTATCCTTTCTGAGACCCGAGTACGCTCACCCAACTCCCTGGTCATTGTGCGTAGACTTCCTTTTGACTCCTTTGAGATCTTGGACCCGGTGGGGTTCACTGGCGGCATCATCATCCTTTGGAATGCGGGAAAGGCAAACGTCTCTCTCCTGAACAAAACTGACCAATTGATCAATGTGGTGGTCCAGTAACCTATTACTTCTTTTACTTTCTTATTATCCGCAATCTATGCGAGTCCAAAATTTAGACTCCGGAAAAATTTGTGGCTTGACCTCATAAACACTTCGGCCAACCAAGACCTCCCTTGGGTCTGCTTAGGAGACTTTAATGAAGTTACTAGTAGTGCTGATAAGATTGGGGGCCAGGGTATTAAGATGAACAGAGTTAACCTCTTCAAATCCTCACTTGATTCGTGCAACTTGATTGACATTGGCTTTTCGGGACCTAAATTCACTTGGACTAATAGACGTCGTACTAATCCCATTCTAGAGCGACTGGACCGGGTTTGGGTTAATCAGGGTTGGTTGGATCATTACCCGAACTCCCACAACTACCACCTGACCCGCCTCTCCTCTGACCATTGTCCCATCATGCTTAAGACGACTCTCCCCCCATCCTGCCTATAAAGCCTTTAAATTTGAAACCTTTTGGACGTGCGAACCGTCCTTTTACCCCCTCGTTGCCAACACTTGGCCTTCCCTCTCGGATGGTATCCCTTCCAAACTCTCTAACCTGAGTCTGACTATTACTGACTGGGCCAACGTGATCTTTGGAAATCTCCCCAATAGGAAACGTAGACTCTCCTCCCGCCTCCTCGGGGTCCAACGCAATCTGTGCACTAGCCCCAACTCGGACTTCCTCCTGAACCTTAATGACTCCCTCACCAAGGAACTAAATTGCATCCTTGACCTCGAACATTTTTATTGGAAAGACCGCTCCCGCATTAACTGGCTTACCGACGGTGACCGCAACACTTCTTTCTTCCAAAAATCTGTTACTATTAGAAGAAGCTTCAACCGCATCCTCTCTCTTACTAACAATGTTGGTCATGTAATCACGGGACACGATGCCTTGAATTCTCACTTCACCAGCTACTTCCTTAATCTCTTCACTACGGGCAAAGATGTTGCTTATCTTACCCCTTATGTTCACCAATCCCATCCTGGCCCCCCCTTCATCACTAATTTCCAAGCCCCTTCCGTTGAAGAAATCCGTGCTGCTCTTTTTTCCCTTGGATCCAGTAAGGCTCCTGGGCCTGACGGTTTCCATGCTGGCTTTTTCAAAAGATGCTGGGACATAATCAATGCCGACCTTATCCCCTTCATCCAAAACATTTTCCACTCTAAATCCATCCCCGCTGCCATTAATTTGACTTCCATCTCCCTCATCCCAAAGATCCCCTCCCCTCAATCTATTACCAACTTTCGACCCATCAGCCTTTGCAACACCACATATAAGATCGTTACGAAGATCATTGTTAACCGCCTTAAGCCCTTTTTGCACTCTTTGATTTCTCCAAATCAAGGGAGCTCCATTCCCGGAAGAGGaaccactagtagaaaaaacccctatcgtGACGCTGTTATAGTGGCGGTCCTAATAGAACCGACGCAAAAAGTAGTTAAGAAACTATTTGTGGCGGTTTTAATTAAGAACCGACGTAATAAAATAAACTATTGTGGCGGTTTTatttaaaaaccgttgttataaagTTTTTGTGGCGGTTTAAAATGAAACCGACGTAAAAAGTGGTGTGGCGGTTTAATTTAAAACCGCCATTATAAGTCCTTTATGGCGGTTTTTATTTAAAACCGACTTGAAAAGGGGTGTGATGTCTTATTTAGAAAACCGCCACTTTAATATTTTTGAGTTTATTTAATAACCCCTAAATCCCCTATCATTCATTACTAACCTTCTGTATGCTTCTCAAATCTCGCCGCTCCTCTCTTTCTCAACCATTCTTTTTTTCTGCTATCTTTTTGCGCCATTTTCCACCACAATTACCCAGTAAAATGTTGTCGCCTAAGTCATATGGTCTTCGCCTCTGCCGTTGGTAATCAATGTGTACTCAATGTTCATCGCTGATTTGTACTGCTATTTGAAAGTGCTAATTAGGAAAACGACAGCCTCCTACTATGCCAAAGGTAATTGAATTTGCGTTTTCTTGTTAATTGTGTTCTTTATATACTTTTTTAGCTGATTCTTTCatatgtaattttgaattcatTTGGGTTTCCTTTAATGTTGTCCTGCGTCAATTTAGTTTTATACTTGTCGTTATTTCGAACAATATGCTTTTGCGATTCATTCATCTGATAGTACCTTTCCGATTGATGTTCGGCGAAAAGATGATTTGCTACCTGAAATGATTTAGGCTATAAAATTCTTGTCGTTTGTAGAAGGAGGGCTGATAATTCATCAAATTCTCTACCGATTTATAAGTGTTTGTTTGGGACATTTATGAAGCATTATGTTTGTTATGATCATGGACACCAAGTGATTGTTGTAATGTCAAAGCTAAAGTTATGTGTTGaatttttctttttattgtttgagTAGGTCTTTACTAATACCATAATGTGTAGAAATCGGTCTTTCTACCTATGTTGTTCCAATAAGGGGAACTTTTCCCCATAACATTCCACTCCATTCGGCTGCTTGTAGTGTTATGATTTGCTTCACTTTTTTTGACGGATAATGTTCACCTGTTCCTTTATTTCTCTCAATCTTtttgttttacatatgtgattCACCCGTTGACATTATGCCCAAAGTAACAACAGTTTTGTAGAAAGCTTGACAAACAGAGAGTATAAGAGAGATGATACACAACTTTTCTATGACATGCTATTAGAAGAGTAATACATAGTAGTTTAGCTTCAAATAGAGTAGTTTAGCTTTAAATAGACGTATATGATGTCCGCTTTACTGCAGACGTTTAGAAAATACTAATTCTCCTATGAGACGGTCTCATCATTATCATAAATTGTTCTTCCAAAATATTGTTAATATCTTGCAGTGCTTTCTTGGCAAGGAGATTATTGTAACTTTTGCAAGTGGTGATTAAAAATTAAAATGGGACTTACTTCTTTGCTGTAAGTTTTCAACGTGGATCTAAACTAGATGCACAGGAGATAGCTCAATTTACTATTGTCTTGAACATGAATGTAAACTAGTTCCTTTCTATGCTCTCCTGATGTTCTTATAGCTATTTCTTCCCTTTCGTGTTCTGTGAATATGGTACAAATTTGTTAATGTTGTCTAGTAGGTACTAACTAACTCATGCAGCAAGATGCCCAAATGAATCTTTTGCAGCAACAAAGAAAAGACTGTTTCACTTACAGCAACAACAGTTGTTTGATGAAGTATGCTAATTTATTTCTAGTTTTGTAGAAATTGATTTGGAGCACCAATCGAATCACGGATGATATTATTCTATTCGCTGGCATACCCCTTTAACACGGTAATCTCTTTTATCTTTATTTCAGTCACAATCTGTGAGTTCATCTCTTATCGTAATCATATGACATGTGTATATATGTACCCATCTCGGCCATTATTTCAGTCACAACGCGTGAGTTAATCTGCAATTCAAGCTAGAAATATATACATCCTTGAACAACCTCTCTTAAGTGCCTTTGATCAGGCCTATATTCATTAGGAGAGAAGATTAATGTAAGATTCTGTGTGCCCATCTCGGCTTAGAGTCATGACTTGTCTTCTCCCCTTCAATTCAATTTTTAGTACATGATCTCATTAAGATAGGAGATTAACGCCTCTCAACAATATGTGTGTGTGTGGTTCAAGACTCGTAAATTGTATTGAGATACATAATATAAGTGTTTCTCTTGCAAGGATTATTGTGTAATTATACATCCTCAACTGGATTTATTGATTCTTCACCGAACCTCACTACATCCACTGGACACGTAAGTTCTCTTTCTCTCTTGTATTGTCATACCTTGACTCAACAGAGCACAATAATCCTATAACATGGGCAGATATCAAGTTTGAATAGGAATATACTTGTTACAGAACGTCTTCTCTTTTTGTGTGCTGTTAGCAAATTTAAAGAAGTTTTTTTTCTTTCAGATGTCGAGTCGTGACTATTGCAGTGTTTCTTACATTGTTGTTGTACCGTGATGCAGGTTGTTGTCGTCGTCTACAAAACAACTATCACCACTATCACCTATCGCCTATTGACTGCAGTTTGTTTGATGATAAATGTTGCTGCTGTGTGCTGTATTATTTCTGGATTTGCAGGCTGCAGATTATTTGCTATAGCTTATGGAGGAATCAAGCATGTCAAGTGGCGATATTCATGAGATCAAAGAAGAGTGGGCTACTAAATGTTTAGAGAACTTATAGATTAGTTTATCAACTAAGGCATGTATTTTTCATACACTTGGATATGCATCTTTGATAATAATGATATTGATGTTATTTTTATGTTGGATGTGATGCGAGATTGATGTAAGTTTGTTGCTGGACGTGTGTTGTTAGGAATACTATAAATGTGGTTATATTTCTTTTGACAGGTCTTATTGTGTTCATATAATATTTGGAATTATCAAATTTATGGGGAGGTGCTGCTGAAATTTCCGTAgaaaattaattattattttaaaaaaaatataaataattttTACGACGGTTCCTTCAGAAACGACGtgaaaaaattaaatatttcaaaaatatttTGCCTTTAATGGCGGTTCTTCGCCAAACAACCGACGTTATAATTACCTATAATGGCGGTTCTGTAACAACAACCGTCGTTTTTTTTACCTTTTACGACGGTTCTATTACAACAACCGTCGTTGTGCTTACCTATAGTGGTGCAATATGATATTATTTAAatacctatggtggcggtttttcAAACAATAACCGCCACTATATATGAGTTACAGTGGCGGTTCTTGTGTAAGAACCGTCGTTTTATGTAAGcctataatggcggttttgttgAAAAACCGCCACTGTAGCTAAGCTATtgtggcggttgtacaaccgccgtAAAGGCTAAACAACCCCGTGA from Silene latifolia isolate original U9 population chromosome 2, ASM4854445v1, whole genome shotgun sequence encodes the following:
- the LOC141628768 gene encoding uncharacterized protein LOC141628768 isoform X5: MLKLYGVPYVYGYYVITPRAFIVNLGDMLDRWSNMELHDLGNNQFKFPRTNSTSSSCFRFHYGTSEKNIFVLITRLFFEYRLFFEYV
- the LOC141628768 gene encoding uncharacterized protein LOC141628768 isoform X2; translation: MLKLYGVPYVYGYYVITPRAFIVNLGDMLDRWSNMELHDLGNNQFKFPRTNSTSSSCFRFHYGTSEKNIFVLITRFRNNTSISLLDFIHNCHVANNVRAVFRICMIMISTHHPRERVQLCWH
- the LOC141628768 gene encoding uncharacterized protein LOC141628768 isoform X1; the protein is MLKLYGVPYVYGYYVITPRAFIVNLGDMLDRWSNMELHDLGNNQFKFPRTNSTSSSCFRFHYGTSEKNIFVLITRFRNNTSISLLDFIHNCHVANNVRAVFRIQAVFRICMIMISTHHPRERVQLCWH
- the LOC141628768 gene encoding uncharacterized protein LOC141628768 isoform X4, with the translated sequence MLKLYGVPYVYGYYVITPRAFIVNLGDMLDRWSNMELHDLGNNQFKFPRTNSTSRFRNNTSISLLDFIHNCHVANNVRAVFRIQAVFRICMIMISTHHPRERVQLCWH
- the LOC141628768 gene encoding uncharacterized protein LOC141628768 isoform X3, which codes for MVSPMWAFIVNLGDMLDRWSNMELHDLGNNQFKFPRTNSTSSSCFRFHYGTSEKNIFVLITRFRNNTSISLLDFIHNCHVANNVRAVFRIQAVFRICMIMISTHHPRERVQLCWH